A section of the Rhizomicrobium sp. genome encodes:
- a CDS encoding alpha/beta fold hydrolase, translated as MGAAFDRFCTPVQLERRKAPSAKFERIALELSFGRFMGLAAGPADGPPVLAVHGWNAQAEFFLPLLSACARQGLRVYAFDMPAHGRTRDANPHKPTSTLVEWVETLIAATAALGVPQWRSVIAHSFGGLAASFAMGPRPWAGGAPLTAGSLVMIAGAAGMPTVVDSYAAAAASSDADIADIVAGVEAATDAKLAALSIRAVAAHLPRRLLLIHDPADAIATLSDLKAELAAHPPSEELLRPGAGHDAILFQLEVGRAAAKFAAG; from the coding sequence CGGCGCAAGGCGCCGTCGGCGAAGTTCGAGCGCATCGCGCTCGAGCTTTCCTTCGGCCGTTTCATGGGCCTTGCCGCCGGCCCGGCGGACGGCCCGCCGGTCCTCGCCGTGCATGGCTGGAACGCGCAAGCCGAGTTCTTCCTGCCGCTCCTGTCCGCCTGTGCCCGTCAGGGCCTGCGGGTGTACGCCTTCGACATGCCGGCGCACGGCCGGACGCGCGACGCCAATCCGCACAAGCCGACCTCGACCCTGGTCGAATGGGTGGAGACGCTGATCGCCGCGACCGCCGCGCTGGGCGTGCCGCAATGGCGCTCGGTGATCGCGCATTCCTTCGGCGGGTTGGCGGCGTCCTTCGCCATGGGGCCGCGACCCTGGGCCGGCGGCGCGCCGCTGACGGCCGGATCGCTGGTCATGATCGCCGGCGCCGCGGGCATGCCGACGGTCGTCGATTCCTACGCCGCCGCCGCCGCGTCGAGCGACGCCGACATCGCGGATATCGTCGCCGGCGTCGAGGCCGCGACGGATGCGAAGCTTGCCGCGCTGTCGATCCGCGCCGTTGCCGCGCATCTGCCCAGGCGTCTGCTGCTCATCCACGATCCCGCCGACGCGATCGCGACGCTGTCCGATCTCAAGGCCGAACTGGCCGCGCATCCGCCGAGCGAAGAGCTCCTGCGCCCCGGCGCCGGCCACGACGCGATTCTCTTCCAACTCGAAGTCGGCCGCGCCGCGGCGAAATTCGCGGCGGGATGA